The proteins below are encoded in one region of Pseudomonas putida NBRC 14164:
- a CDS encoding DUF1109 domain-containing protein yields the protein MKTDDLIALLAAGEGPVDRHALGRRMLLALVAGGLVAVLLTVAIFGVRGDLAQVAHTPLFWAKLALPGSLALLALWLTQRLARPGVKGGLLWGLLGLPLLLVWLGAAISLLGAPVDARADLLLGRTWRTCPLNITLLSVPTFIAVFWALRGLAPTRLRQSGAAGGMLAGATATLAYCLHCPEMAVPFWGLWYVLGLLVPTVVGAALGPRLLRW from the coding sequence ATGAAGACCGATGACTTGATTGCCCTATTGGCGGCCGGGGAAGGGCCGGTGGACCGTCACGCGCTGGGCCGGCGCATGTTGTTGGCGCTGGTGGCTGGCGGGTTGGTCGCGGTATTGCTGACGGTGGCCATCTTCGGCGTGCGTGGCGACCTGGCGCAAGTGGCGCACACCCCGCTGTTCTGGGCCAAGCTGGCCCTGCCCGGCAGCCTGGCGTTGCTAGCGCTGTGGCTGACCCAGCGGCTGGCCAGGCCGGGGGTGAAGGGGGGGCTGCTGTGGGGCCTTTTGGGGCTACCGCTGCTGCTGGTCTGGCTGGGCGCGGCGATCAGCCTGCTGGGGGCGCCGGTGGACGCCCGGGCGGACCTGCTGTTGGGGCGCACCTGGCGCACCTGCCCGCTGAACATCACCTTGCTCTCGGTTCCCACCTTCATCGCGGTGTTCTGGGCATTGCGCGGCCTGGCACCCACCCGCCTGCGGCAGTCCGGGGCGGCGGGTGGCATGCTTGCGGGGGCCACGGCCACCCTGGCTTATTGCCTGCACTGCCCGGAAATGGCGGTGCCGTTCTGGGGGCTGTGGTACGTACTGGGGTTGCTGGTGCCGACCGTTGTGGGGGCGGCGCTAGGGCCGCGTTTATTACGTTGGTAA
- a CDS encoding TonB-dependent receptor: MPFRHIRNAGFRVSLLAVAITTAPAWAEDAVERVEVIGQAASIDKALREQKSADSIKSVVHADGVGQLPDDNAAEALQRIPGLSVERDQGEGRFVSVRGIAPDLNSVTINGTLVPAPEGDRRAVALDVLPAELVQSLSVVKTLTPDMDANSLGGTIEVESLSAFDHDGLFYTLTGEASHDTNVSRDSPKFSGAVSDRFSLGDGINNFGVAAAFSWQKRKFGSDNVETGGNWDFEDGARLEEVEARDYQITRERTGLGLNFDYQPDDFSSYYLRTLYSKFKDTETRNAQGLEFVDPQGSGQHGEAEGWRDLKSREDTQEIQSYVLGGERILDQWTISAQAGYSQATEHDPGGIAGARFVGDFDEVGFDGTRKPRLSVGNDFYDPARFTLDEVEWEKVDGKDQEKNIRLDLARDYEFADASQVKFGGKLSRRDKTSDTETWAYDGFDDISLADYQGSNVDYALGNFGNGISASAIKGLIGNLDRAAYYDEEASRINDFDMSEDINAAYLMNTLDIGDWRLIAGVRYEGTRFEAKGTGLRDGVYENVSSNNRYDHWLPGLHARYQLSSATAIRAAWTNTVVRPTFGQLAPGFVIDENDASFGNPELKPLESMNFDLGIEHYMGRAGTASAFLFYKDIDHFIYSTDLAGTGAWVDFDEALTFENGGGAKLYGLELAYSQKFDWLPAPWNGLLLGANLTLSKSDATLQGATGRRSIDLPNQSDTVGNFMVGWENDRFNMRLAANYKSGYLLELGAIDDKAHDQYADDQLHVDFKAGYFLTPELQLTFEAQNITDESYYVYSGHRRYNAQYEEYGPTYKVGLTLTHF, encoded by the coding sequence ATGCCGTTTCGTCACATCCGCAACGCCGGATTCCGGGTCAGCCTGCTGGCCGTTGCCATTACCACCGCCCCAGCCTGGGCGGAAGATGCGGTCGAGCGGGTCGAGGTGATCGGCCAGGCGGCGAGCATCGACAAAGCGCTGCGCGAGCAGAAAAGCGCCGATAGCATCAAGAGCGTGGTGCATGCCGATGGTGTTGGCCAACTGCCCGACGACAATGCCGCCGAAGCCTTGCAGCGCATCCCCGGGTTGTCGGTGGAGCGCGACCAGGGCGAGGGCCGCTTCGTCAGCGTCCGCGGTATCGCCCCAGATCTTAACAGTGTGACCATCAACGGCACCCTGGTACCGGCCCCCGAGGGCGACCGCCGTGCCGTGGCGCTGGATGTGCTGCCCGCCGAGCTGGTGCAATCGCTGTCGGTGGTCAAGACCCTGACCCCGGACATGGACGCAAACTCCCTCGGCGGCACCATCGAGGTCGAGAGCCTGTCGGCGTTCGACCATGACGGGCTGTTCTACACCCTTACCGGCGAAGCCAGCCACGACACCAACGTCAGCCGCGACAGCCCGAAGTTTTCCGGCGCGGTCAGCGACCGCTTCAGCCTGGGAGACGGCATCAACAACTTTGGCGTGGCTGCGGCGTTTAGCTGGCAGAAGCGCAAGTTTGGCTCGGACAACGTCGAAACCGGGGGTAACTGGGATTTCGAGGACGGCGCCCGGCTGGAAGAGGTCGAGGCCCGCGACTACCAGATTACCCGTGAGCGCACCGGCCTGGGCCTGAACTTCGATTACCAGCCGGATGACTTTTCCAGCTACTACCTGCGCACCCTCTACAGCAAGTTCAAGGACACCGAGACGCGCAACGCCCAAGGCCTGGAGTTCGTCGACCCGCAGGGTTCCGGCCAGCATGGCGAGGCCGAAGGCTGGCGCGACTTGAAATCGCGCGAGGACACCCAGGAAATCCAGTCCTACGTACTTGGTGGCGAGCGCATCCTCGACCAGTGGACCATCAGTGCCCAGGCCGGCTACAGCCAGGCCACCGAGCACGATCCGGGTGGCATTGCCGGCGCCAGGTTCGTCGGCGATTTCGACGAGGTCGGCTTCGACGGCACGCGCAAGCCACGGCTAAGCGTGGGCAACGACTTCTACGACCCGGCCCGGTTCACCCTCGACGAAGTGGAGTGGGAGAAGGTTGACGGCAAGGACCAGGAAAAGAACATCCGCCTGGACCTTGCCCGCGACTACGAATTCGCCGACGCCTCGCAGGTCAAGTTTGGCGGCAAGCTCAGCCGCCGCGACAAGACCAGCGACACCGAAACCTGGGCCTATGACGGGTTCGATGACATCAGCCTTGCCGATTATCAGGGCAGCAATGTCGACTACGCCCTGGGCAACTTCGGCAACGGCATCAGCGCCAGCGCAATCAAGGGCCTGATCGGTAACCTCGACCGTGCGGCCTACTACGATGAGGAAGCCTCGCGCATCAATGACTTCGACATGAGCGAGGACATCAACGCGGCGTACCTGATGAACACGCTGGACATCGGCGACTGGCGCCTGATTGCCGGTGTGCGTTACGAAGGTACCAGGTTCGAGGCCAAAGGTACTGGGCTGCGCGACGGTGTGTACGAGAACGTCAGCAGCAACAATCGCTATGACCACTGGTTGCCAGGCCTGCACGCGCGCTACCAGTTGTCGTCGGCCACGGCCATTCGGGCCGCCTGGACCAACACCGTGGTACGGCCAACCTTTGGCCAGCTGGCGCCGGGTTTTGTCATCGATGAGAACGATGCGTCGTTCGGCAACCCCGAACTCAAACCGCTGGAGTCGATGAACTTCGACCTGGGCATCGAGCACTACATGGGCCGCGCCGGCACCGCCTCGGCGTTCCTGTTCTACAAAGACATCGACCACTTCATCTACAGCACCGACCTGGCGGGCACTGGCGCCTGGGTGGACTTCGACGAAGCGCTCACCTTCGAGAACGGCGGGGGCGCCAAGCTGTATGGCCTGGAGCTGGCCTACTCGCAGAAGTTCGACTGGCTGCCGGCACCCTGGAACGGTTTGCTGCTGGGCGCCAACCTCACCCTCAGCAAGTCTGATGCAACCCTGCAAGGGGCCACCGGCAGGCGCAGCATCGACCTGCCCAATCAGTCCGACACAGTGGGCAACTTCATGGTCGGCTGGGAAAACGACCGCTTCAACATGCGCCTGGCCGCCAACTACAAGTCGGGCTACTTGCTGGAGCTGGGGGCCATCGACGACAAGGCCCACGACCAGTATGCCGATGACCAGCTGCACGTGGACTTCAAGGCAGGCTACTTCCTGACCCCCGAGCTGCAGTTGACCTTCGAGGCGCAGAACATCACTGACGAGTCCTATTACGTGTACAGCGGCCACCGTCGCTACAACGCCCAGTACGAAGAATACGGCCCGACCTACAAGGTCGGCCTGACGCTCACCCACTTCTGA
- a CDS encoding BufA1 family periplasmic bufferin-type metallophore, producing the protein MKTLALATAALALASLAGVALAADATNTATTGAAMEKCYGVAMAGKNDCKAGAGTSCAGSAKKDYDGMHWKNVPAGTCTSIKTPNGMGSLTPLKS; encoded by the coding sequence ATGAAAACTCTCGCCCTCGCCACTGCCGCACTTGCCCTGGCTTCGCTGGCCGGTGTTGCCCTGGCCGCTGACGCAACCAACACAGCCACCACCGGCGCCGCGATGGAAAAATGCTACGGCGTCGCCATGGCTGGCAAGAACGACTGCAAGGCCGGCGCCGGCACCAGCTGCGCCGGTAGCGCCAAGAAGGACTACGACGGCATGCACTGGAAGAACGTGCCCGCCGGTACCTGCACGTCCATCAAGACGCCCAACGGCATGGGCTCGCTGACCCCGCTCAAGTCCTGA
- the bufB gene encoding MNIO family bufferin maturase codes for MNGTYSAGAGLGLKAEHYADAWTCRASGLWFEVHPENYMLGGPRMAWLQRIAEHHPLSLHGVALSLAADIAPDEMHLHRLRALIDQLQPALVSEHLAWSSWRGQYLPDLLPFPRSNEALIRISDNVQRTQDALGRSISLENPSHYLPMEGHDWDEIDFLAELARRTGCGLLLDVNNVHVSAHNLGFDAAAYLARFPAQAISEIHLAGHSHDAQASLLIDSHDATIAAPVWALYQQLITRIGPRPTLIERDGNLPAFSELLAERDTAQALLDSAGARP; via the coding sequence ATGAACGGGACTTACTCAGCAGGCGCCGGCCTTGGGCTTAAGGCTGAGCACTATGCCGACGCCTGGACGTGCCGGGCCAGCGGGCTGTGGTTCGAAGTGCACCCGGAAAACTACATGCTCGGCGGCCCACGCATGGCCTGGCTACAACGCATTGCCGAACACCATCCGCTGTCGCTGCACGGTGTCGCGCTGTCGTTGGCGGCGGACATCGCGCCAGACGAAATGCACCTGCACCGCCTGCGGGCGCTGATCGACCAGCTGCAGCCGGCGCTGGTATCGGAGCACCTGGCATGGTCGAGCTGGCGCGGGCAATACCTGCCCGACCTGCTGCCGTTTCCCCGCAGCAACGAGGCCCTGATCCGCATCAGCGACAACGTGCAGCGCACCCAGGATGCGCTGGGGCGCAGCATTTCGCTGGAAAACCCCAGCCACTACCTGCCCATGGAAGGGCATGACTGGGACGAAATCGACTTTTTAGCCGAACTGGCGCGGCGCACGGGGTGCGGCTTGTTGCTGGACGTCAACAACGTGCACGTCAGTGCCCACAACCTCGGGTTCGACGCAGCGGCGTACCTGGCGCGCTTCCCGGCCCAGGCCATCAGCGAAATCCACCTGGCCGGCCACAGTCACGACGCCCAGGCCAGCCTGCTGATCGACTCCCACGACGCCACCATCGCCGCGCCGGTCTGGGCCTTGTACCAGCAGTTGATCACCCGCATCGGCCCGCGCCCGACCCTCATCGAGCGTGACGGCAACCTGCCCGCGTTCAGCGAGTTGCTGGCCGAACGCGACACCGCCCAGGCACTGCTCGATAGCGCAGGAGCACGACCATGA
- a CDS encoding GGDEF domain-containing protein: MRLNPLFKQHALTLVGLVLAANAGLLVYLAAGTLKAWAEINWMDVAGEGGTCLILCGWLVMLLRGRPAGRVTRLLSLGLCFIAFSMWMDTLDEFIRLPDDAVWDNWLETAPMPLGMLLLTLGMYHLQQEQHAITAQMRKREQLFREHRLFDKLTPLSGARYLRQHLQQAIAQAAREQQALSLIVVDLDDFNQINQRYGQEEGDLVLQVVAQLLLLNLRQHDILCRLAGDRFVAALPNTGERQAQAMAEALRQSIAHLAHHTGRHGERLHLTATVASVMALDEDEDHLLKRLNYALAQAKSRQTHQVQRA; the protein is encoded by the coding sequence ATGCGCCTCAACCCCCTGTTCAAACAGCACGCCCTTACGCTGGTCGGCCTGGTACTGGCCGCCAACGCCGGCCTGCTCGTCTACCTCGCCGCCGGCACGCTTAAAGCCTGGGCCGAGATCAACTGGATGGACGTCGCCGGCGAGGGCGGCACTTGCCTGATCCTCTGCGGCTGGCTGGTGATGCTGCTACGCGGGCGCCCTGCTGGCCGGGTCACCCGCCTGCTTTCGCTGGGCCTGTGCTTCATCGCCTTCTCGATGTGGATGGACACCCTCGACGAATTCATCCGCCTGCCCGACGACGCGGTCTGGGACAACTGGCTGGAGACTGCGCCCATGCCGCTGGGCATGCTGCTGCTGACCCTGGGCATGTACCACCTGCAGCAAGAACAGCACGCCATCACCGCACAGATGCGCAAGCGTGAGCAACTGTTCCGCGAGCACCGCCTGTTCGACAAGCTTACCCCGCTGTCCGGTGCCCGGTACCTGCGCCAGCACCTGCAGCAGGCCATTGCCCAAGCCGCCCGCGAACAGCAAGCCTTGTCGCTGATCGTCGTCGACCTGGACGATTTCAACCAGATCAACCAGCGCTATGGCCAGGAAGAAGGCGATCTGGTGCTGCAAGTGGTCGCCCAACTGCTGCTGCTCAACCTGCGCCAGCACGACATACTCTGCCGCCTGGCCGGCGACCGCTTCGTCGCGGCGCTGCCCAATACCGGGGAACGCCAGGCCCAGGCCATGGCCGAGGCGCTGCGCCAGAGCATCGCCCACCTCGCCCATCACACCGGCCGGCATGGCGAGCGCCTGCACCTGACCGCCACGGTGGCCAGCGTGATGGCGCTGGACGAAGACGAAGACCACCTGCTGAAACGCCTCAACTACGCCCTGGCCCAGGCCAAGAGCCGCCAGACGCATCAGGTACAACGGGCATGA
- a CDS encoding purple acid phosphatase family protein, which produces MHRPLLLAALLCAAQAHAQANEPAPIPRSAGLPYAAGKLADRIVLTPGQNAATQMAISYRTDLAQADAVLELGPALAGPALAAKASPLSGSTQRLDSDNGPANYHQVRLEHLQPDTAYVYRLKGSAGWSEWHQFRTAKATFAPFSFIYLGDTQNDILAIASRTIRQALRSVAHPALVVHAGDLVASRDDLAHDDEWGEWNQAGGWSYAAIPQLTAFGNHEYLETLNPDGSESRSLSPHVTAQFALPRNGAPGAAATSYFSDYQNVRFVVLDGTSALDLGTLQAQTDWLEQTLKSSKAQWNIVVMHQPVYTCARPDDTEPLKAAWQPLLERYKVDLVLQGHDHCYSRLTHAEGRQATRAAQQARQPIGPVYMVSVTGSKMYGLNDRARHQPDRTAEDTQLYQTITVEQNRLQVRTYSADEQLYDAFDITRDAKGRKFLQEPKLALANERYCKASVGPDGLPCTARGK; this is translated from the coding sequence ATGCACCGCCCCCTGCTACTGGCCGCCCTGCTCTGCGCCGCACAGGCTCATGCCCAGGCCAATGAACCTGCTCCGATCCCTCGCTCCGCAGGCCTGCCCTACGCCGCCGGCAAGCTGGCCGACCGTATCGTGCTCACCCCCGGCCAGAACGCCGCCACGCAGATGGCCATCAGTTACCGCACCGACCTGGCCCAGGCCGACGCGGTGCTGGAGCTCGGCCCGGCCCTCGCCGGCCCTGCGCTGGCAGCCAAGGCCAGCCCATTGAGTGGCAGCACCCAGCGCCTGGACAGCGACAACGGCCCAGCCAACTACCACCAGGTGCGCCTGGAACACCTGCAACCAGACACCGCCTACGTCTACCGGCTCAAGGGCAGCGCGGGCTGGAGCGAATGGCACCAGTTCCGCACGGCCAAGGCCACGTTCGCGCCGTTCTCGTTCATCTACCTGGGCGACACCCAGAACGACATCCTCGCCATCGCCTCGCGCACCATTCGCCAGGCGCTGCGCAGCGTGGCGCACCCTGCCCTGGTGGTGCACGCTGGCGACCTGGTGGCATCGCGCGACGATCTCGCCCACGACGATGAATGGGGTGAATGGAACCAGGCCGGCGGCTGGTCGTACGCTGCCATCCCACAGCTCACCGCGTTCGGCAACCACGAGTACCTGGAAACCCTCAACCCCGATGGCAGCGAAAGCCGCAGCCTCAGTCCCCATGTAACGGCGCAGTTCGCCCTTCCGCGCAACGGCGCCCCCGGTGCGGCGGCAACCAGCTACTTCAGCGATTACCAGAATGTGCGCTTCGTGGTGCTGGACGGCACCTCGGCGCTCGATCTGGGCACCCTGCAAGCGCAGACCGACTGGCTGGAGCAAACCCTGAAAAGCAGCAAGGCACAGTGGAACATCGTGGTCATGCACCAGCCGGTCTACACCTGTGCCCGCCCCGACGATACCGAGCCGCTCAAGGCCGCCTGGCAACCGCTACTGGAGCGCTACAAGGTCGACCTGGTACTGCAAGGTCACGACCACTGCTACAGCCGCCTGACCCACGCCGAAGGGCGCCAGGCCACGCGTGCCGCACAGCAGGCCAGACAGCCGATCGGCCCGGTGTACATGGTCTCGGTGACCGGCTCGAAGATGTATGGCCTGAACGACCGCGCCCGCCACCAGCCGGACCGCACGGCCGAAGACACCCAGCTGTACCAGACCATCACGGTCGAGCAGAACCGCCTGCAGGTGCGCACCTATTCGGCTGACGAACAGCTTTACGACGCGTTCGATATCACGCGTGATGCCAAAGGGCGCAAGTTCCTGCAGGAACCCAAGCTGGCGCTGGCCAACGAACGTTACTGCAAGGCCAGCGTAGGGCCGGACGGGCTGCCGTGCACGGCGCGCGGCAAATGA
- a CDS encoding AraC family transcriptional regulator produces MNGYDGDSRFITAHHLPAALIDLARSRQIDTHHLLRGCGLFYDDVVSGQALVSPQQFLRLIGNAQRLLDADDTSFLYGQRLWPGHHGAASLLLEQADHLLQALERIEQYRALLSPLLSPVLRLDEHYLHLYWRESCAIDEQRRFLLEASMTAVVALARRQQQEHLPWRFRFRHAEPAYVEQYWVHLGDSLAFDCPSTVMSLPREYLLRAWPGAGSTAQHVARQACDAQLAAWGWRASFLDLVYEHLLGLIRQPLNLERVAAAFATSPASFKRRLVRHGSNFQEQLDQVRCDQALYLYQVKGYSNDAVAQYLGFSDSTNFRRSFKRWTGRVPSELEALWG; encoded by the coding sequence ATGAACGGCTATGACGGCGACAGCCGCTTCATCACCGCCCACCACCTGCCCGCTGCGCTGATCGACCTGGCGCGTTCGCGGCAGATCGACACCCATCACTTGCTACGCGGCTGCGGGCTGTTTTACGACGACGTGGTCAGCGGCCAAGCGCTGGTCAGCCCACAGCAGTTCCTTCGCCTGATCGGCAATGCGCAGCGGCTGCTCGATGCCGACGACACCAGCTTTCTCTACGGCCAGCGCCTGTGGCCCGGGCACCACGGTGCCGCCAGCTTGTTGCTGGAGCAGGCCGACCACCTGCTGCAGGCCCTGGAGCGCATCGAGCAGTACCGCGCCCTGCTGTCCCCGTTGCTCAGCCCGGTGCTGCGCCTCGATGAGCACTACCTGCACCTGTACTGGCGGGAAAGCTGCGCCATCGACGAGCAGCGCCGCTTCCTGCTGGAGGCCAGCATGACAGCGGTGGTGGCCCTCGCGCGGCGCCAGCAGCAAGAGCACCTGCCCTGGCGTTTCCGGTTCCGCCATGCCGAACCGGCCTACGTCGAACAGTACTGGGTACACCTGGGCGATTCTCTGGCCTTCGACTGCCCATCCACGGTGATGAGCCTGCCCCGGGAATACCTGCTGCGTGCCTGGCCGGGTGCCGGGTCGACCGCCCAGCACGTGGCACGCCAGGCCTGCGATGCACAGCTGGCGGCCTGGGGCTGGCGGGCGAGTTTTCTCGACCTGGTCTACGAGCACCTGCTCGGGCTGATTCGCCAGCCGCTGAACCTGGAACGGGTAGCCGCCGCCTTCGCCACCAGCCCCGCTTCGTTCAAGCGCCGCCTGGTCCGTCATGGTTCCAACTTCCAGGAGCAACTGGACCAGGTGCGCTGCGACCAGGCGCTGTACCTCTACCAGGTCAAGGGCTACAGCAACGACGCGGTTGCGCAGTACCTGGGCTTCAGCGACAGCACCAACTTCCGCCGTTCGTTCAAGCGCTGGACCGGGCGTGTGCCAAGTGAACTGGAAGCCTTGTGGGGCTGA
- a CDS encoding sigma-70 family RNA polymerase sigma factor translates to MLRTTSQQALSAREAQLQALLLQGLAGDAVAYRAFLAALATHVRGFLLRRLGQRPADVEDMLQEVLLAVHNARHTYQAQQPLTAWVQAIARYKLADHYRSYARHGALHEALNDDSDLFAPGEEEAAQATRDLGKLLEQLPARQRLPIVHVKLEGLSVEETARMTGLSSSAVKVGIHRGLKALAKLIGGKGDDEDR, encoded by the coding sequence ATGCTACGAACTACTTCTCAGCAGGCGCTAAGCGCGCGCGAGGCCCAGTTGCAGGCACTGCTGCTCCAAGGCCTGGCGGGCGATGCAGTCGCCTATCGGGCGTTTCTGGCGGCGCTGGCGACGCATGTGCGAGGCTTTTTGCTGCGGCGCCTGGGGCAACGCCCCGCGGATGTCGAAGACATGCTGCAAGAGGTGTTGTTGGCGGTGCACAACGCCCGCCATACCTACCAGGCGCAGCAACCGTTGACCGCCTGGGTACAGGCCATTGCCCGCTACAAGCTGGCGGATCACTATCGCAGTTACGCTCGCCACGGCGCGTTGCACGAGGCGCTGAACGATGACAGCGACCTGTTCGCGCCCGGCGAGGAAGAAGCGGCCCAGGCGACACGCGACCTGGGCAAGCTCCTGGAGCAGTTGCCGGCGCGCCAACGGCTGCCCATCGTCCATGTCAAACTGGAGGGGTTGTCGGTGGAAGAGACCGCGCGCATGACCGGTCTTTCCAGTTCGGCGGTGAAAGTGGGCATCCACCGGGGCCTGAAGGCACTGGCCAAGCTGATTGGAGGCAAGGGCGACGATGAAGACCGATGA
- a CDS encoding phytase, with amino-acid sequence MRKFTLSMLGLYVALAHAGASAAPSLTLDRNVIDSETSQWLAPTPALKQAERLQLTARALQLVDRQGRVLGELPGRFETLDHRTDGTGLMVATVDKKRQQALLARFDAQSGWGAPRYLPNTRYAIEGLCLYRDSAANDFLFLVGEEGIGEQWLVAEHGQPLAEARQVRALSLPPQSAFCQADDASHSLYVNEENVGLWRYEAAAEAPLVREPVDLVAPFGGLAKAAAGVALVPGGLMLLDPVANALHLYQHRAGQWLRDGALSLQGLKEPAQISARVNDKGLELLLADDQGTHLATLGWKPTPAPIAPAVVQIKAQVQTDGVPSLGDAADDPAIWVNTRQPELSRVLGTDKKGGLLAYDLHGKQLQDLRVGRLNNVDVRKGFQLGERKVDLAVASNRDRNSLHLFAIDPASGQLSDIGQVPTELKEIYGLCLFKDADAAIYAIANDKDGRFVQYRLDGSSGQAGGTLVRSFSTATQSEGCVADDRNQRLFIGEEDLAVWALDARGDGPTHLDNVIGVGGLVKDDIEGLALYHGKGGDYLVISSQGNDSYVVVDAKPPYRVRGSFQVSLDAQRGIDGASETDGLDVTSANLGGPWAKGLLVVQDGRKRMPEGNQNYKYVPWAAVAEALGLE; translated from the coding sequence ATGCGTAAGTTCACTTTGTCCATGCTGGGGCTATACGTCGCCTTGGCCCACGCCGGTGCCAGCGCGGCGCCGAGCTTAACACTCGACCGCAACGTCATCGACAGCGAAACCAGCCAGTGGCTTGCTCCAACGCCGGCGCTCAAGCAGGCCGAACGCCTGCAACTGACCGCCAGGGCGCTGCAGCTGGTTGACCGCCAGGGCCGCGTACTTGGCGAGTTGCCGGGGCGCTTCGAAACCCTTGACCACCGCACGGATGGCACCGGCCTGATGGTCGCCACCGTCGACAAGAAGCGCCAACAGGCGTTGCTGGCCCGCTTCGATGCACAAAGCGGTTGGGGCGCCCCGCGCTACCTGCCCAATACCCGCTATGCCATCGAGGGCCTGTGCCTGTACCGCGACAGCGCCGCCAACGACTTCCTGTTCCTGGTTGGCGAGGAGGGCATCGGTGAGCAGTGGCTGGTCGCCGAGCATGGCCAGCCGCTGGCCGAGGCACGCCAGGTGCGCGCCCTGAGCCTGCCGCCGCAGAGCGCGTTCTGCCAGGCGGATGATGCAAGCCATAGCCTGTACGTAAACGAAGAAAACGTCGGCCTGTGGCGCTACGAAGCTGCTGCCGAAGCACCCCTGGTGCGCGAGCCGGTGGACCTGGTGGCACCGTTCGGAGGCCTGGCCAAAGCTGCCGCGGGCGTGGCCCTGGTGCCCGGGGGCCTGATGCTGCTGGACCCGGTCGCCAACGCCTTGCACCTGTACCAGCACCGCGCCGGGCAATGGCTGCGTGATGGAGCCCTGAGCTTGCAAGGGCTGAAAGAGCCGGCGCAGATCAGCGCCCGTGTGAACGACAAGGGCCTGGAACTGCTGCTGGCCGACGACCAGGGTACACACCTGGCGACGCTGGGCTGGAAGCCAACGCCAGCGCCGATTGCGCCTGCGGTGGTACAGATCAAGGCGCAGGTGCAGACCGATGGCGTGCCCAGCCTTGGCGATGCGGCGGACGACCCGGCGATCTGGGTCAACACGCGCCAGCCCGAACTGAGTCGGGTACTGGGTACCGACAAGAAAGGCGGGCTGCTGGCCTACGACCTGCACGGCAAGCAGCTGCAGGACTTGCGTGTGGGCCGCCTGAACAATGTGGACGTGCGCAAGGGGTTCCAGCTTGGCGAACGTAAGGTCGACCTGGCTGTGGCCAGCAACCGTGACCGCAACAGCCTGCACCTGTTTGCCATCGACCCGGCCAGCGGCCAGTTGAGCGACATCGGCCAGGTGCCGACGGAGCTCAAGGAAATCTACGGCCTTTGCCTTTTCAAGGATGCCGATGCGGCCATTTACGCCATCGCCAATGACAAGGATGGCCGCTTCGTTCAATACCGCCTCGACGGCAGTAGCGGCCAGGCAGGTGGCACCTTGGTGCGCAGTTTCAGCACCGCGACCCAGTCGGAAGGTTGCGTGGCCGACGACCGCAACCAGCGCCTGTTCATCGGCGAAGAAGACCTTGCGGTCTGGGCCCTGGACGCCCGTGGCGATGGCCCGACCCATCTGGACAACGTGATCGGCGTGGGCGGCCTGGTCAAGGACGACATCGAAGGCCTGGCGCTGTACCACGGCAAGGGGGGCGATTACCTGGTGATCTCCAGCCAGGGCAACGACAGCTATGTGGTGGTCGACGCCAAACCACCGTACCGGGTGCGTGGCAGCTTCCAGGTAAGCCTGGACGCCCAGCGCGGTATCGATGGCGCCTCGGAGACCGACGGCCTCGACGTGACCTCGGCCAACCTCGGTGGGCCCTGGGCAAAGGGCCTGCTGGTCGTGCAGGACGGTCGCAAGCGCATGCCCGAAGGTAACCAGAACTACAAGTACGTGCCGTGGGCGGCAGTGGCCGAAGCCTTGGGCCTGGAGTAA